The region TAATACCAAAATTCGATCCGCCATCTTCACTGTAGAGAAACGGTGTGAAATTATCACCGAGGTTTTACCCGTAGTTAATTCATTGAAACGCTGAAAAATCTCTTCCTCCGCTATCGCGTCAAGTGCCGCAGTAGGTTCATCAAGGACTAAGATCTGAGCATCCCGCATAAAAGCACGTGCTAAGGCAATTTTCTGCCATTCACCCCCGGAAAGATCGACCCCTTCCTCCAGGGTCCGCCCCAACACTGTATCAAACTGTTTTGGTAACTTCTCAATACGCGCCAGACTTCCTGCTTTCTCTGCCGCCGCACGAATACGCTCCAGGTCATTACTGGCATTCACTTGCCCAAATCCAATGTTCTCTCGAACACTAAAATGGTACTGAAGAAAATCCTGAAAGACAACACTAAATTGGTTGTAAAGACTTTCAAGATGATATGCCTTGAGATCGATTCCGTCAAGGCGAATATTGCCACTACTTGGATCATAGAGACGGGTAAGCAGTTTGACAAGAGTTGTTTTACCCGCACCATTTCGTCCAACAATCGCGACACACTCGCCGGGAGCAATGGTGAAACTGACATCTTTCAGAACGGATTCCTCTGTTCCGGGATATGTGAACGAGACCCCTTCAAATATAATACCCTTCCGGATTGGACAATCGACTTTCTTGAGTTTGGTCCGCTTTTCAGGTTGCTGGAGTGTACCTTCAACCGCATTAGGATCCAAGTCTAAAAAACCAAACAAATGTTCAAGGAACAGACTGTTTTCATAAAACGTGCCGCTAGACATAAATACATTCACAATCGTAGATCGGGCTCTTTCTGAGGCTTGAAAATAGA is a window of Candidatus Poribacteria bacterium DNA encoding:
- a CDS encoding ABC transporter ATP-binding protein, producing the protein MLFRQTAERRLVNYLSNLLSTREPVKEIKLFDLHRILIERFRTLSQKFVRENHTLSITQEISQAALNLLSTLSTAGVWLYAAFRAIGQQITIGDMMLYFQASERARSTIVNVFMSSGTFYENSLFLEHLFGFLDLDPNAVEGTLQQPEKRTKLKKVDCPIRKGIIFEGVSFTYPGTEESVLKDVSFTIAPGECVAIVGRNGAGKTTLVKLLTRLYDPSSGNIRLDGIDLKAYHLESLYNQFSVVFQDFLQYHFSVRENIGFGQVNASNDLERIRAAAEKAGSLARIEKLPKQFDTVLGRTLEEGVDLSGGEWQKIALARAFMRDAQILVLDEPTAALDAIAEEEIFQRFNELTTGKTSVIISHRFSTVKMADRILVLEEGRLIEQGTHDELMKRNGTYAEMYTLQAQRYS